One Chloroflexota bacterium DNA segment encodes these proteins:
- a CDS encoding HAMP domain-containing protein, whose translation MRRIWQLRHSLATKLILAFLLVGLIGISLVALLVVVRTRSEFSRFLSERDRTALANALAEHYAATGSWQGLSQALDAQPALIELRQNVVLVDANGAIINSLQESTATQTMQDILRFAGEPIVVDQQTVGYMLPHPIAVPNPELPPPSPEQDFLARVTWAATASASAAILLALLIGALLAQTLTRPIRALITATHKLADGTFDHRVTVQSHDEVGQLAQAFNQMSAKLARASQQRQQMTADLAHDIRTPLSILRSYTEGLKDQRFAGSPTIYNVLHEEVEHLQRLVEDLRVLSLADAGELVLNRRIIDPRAILERVGLAHIMQAEAQGIALTVEASDQLPSIDVDTDRMTQVLNNLVSNALRYASAGAITLGAQQRGDQVLITVQDTGSGIDAADLPFIFDRLYRADKARQRNASSTSGLGLAIAKAIVEAHAGTISVDSRVGSGTTFTISLSVANPHAQIRPKTT comes from the coding sequence ATGCGCCGAATTTGGCAGCTACGCCACTCGTTGGCAACCAAGCTGATCTTGGCTTTTTTGTTGGTTGGCTTAATTGGAATTTCCTTGGTGGCGCTGTTGGTGGTTGTGCGCACCCGCTCAGAATTCAGTCGCTTTCTCTCAGAACGTGATCGCACGGCTTTGGCGAATGCACTCGCTGAGCACTATGCGGCAACTGGCAGTTGGCAAGGCTTGAGCCAAGCGCTCGATGCCCAACCTGCATTAATCGAATTGCGCCAAAATGTGGTGTTGGTCGATGCCAACGGTGCGATCATCAATAGCCTGCAAGAATCAACCGCAACCCAAACCATGCAAGATATTTTGCGCTTTGCTGGCGAGCCAATTGTGGTCGATCAACAGACGGTCGGCTATATGCTGCCGCACCCGATAGCTGTGCCAAACCCTGAATTGCCACCACCCTCGCCTGAACAAGATTTTTTGGCGCGGGTGACCTGGGCGGCAACCGCTAGCGCCAGCGCAGCAATTCTTTTGGCGTTGTTGATTGGCGCATTGCTAGCCCAAACCTTAACGCGGCCAATTCGGGCCTTGATTACTGCTACCCACAAATTGGCTGATGGCACGTTTGATCATCGGGTGACGGTGCAATCGCACGATGAAGTTGGTCAATTAGCCCAAGCATTTAACCAGATGAGCGCTAAATTGGCCCGTGCTAGCCAGCAGCGCCAACAAATGACCGCCGATCTTGCCCACGACATTCGCACACCCTTGAGTATTTTACGCAGTTACACCGAAGGCCTGAAAGATCAGCGTTTTGCTGGTTCGCCGACCATTTATAACGTGCTGCACGAAGAAGTTGAGCATTTACAACGGTTGGTCGAAGATCTGCGGGTGCTTTCGTTGGCTGATGCAGGCGAGTTAGTGCTTAATCGCCGGATAATCGATCCACGTGCTATTTTAGAGCGGGTTGGCCTAGCCCATATTATGCAGGCCGAGGCCCAAGGTATTGCGTTAACGGTCGAAGCATCCGATCAATTACCTTCAATTGATGTAGATACCGATCGCATGACCCAAGTGCTGAACAATTTGGTCTCGAATGCCTTACGTTATGCCAGCGCTGGTGCGATTACCTTAGGAGCACAACAGCGTGGAGATCAGGTGTTAATTACGGTGCAAGATACAGGCAGTGGCATTGATGCAGCCGATCTGCCGTTTATTTTTGATCGGCTGTATCGTGCCGATAAGGCGCGTCAGCGCAACGCGAGTAGCACTTCGGGCTTGGGGTTGGCGATTGCCAAGGCGATTGTAGAAGCTCATGCAGGCACAATCAGCGTCGATTCGCGGGTAGGCAGCGGCACGACTTTTACGATTAGCCTATCAGTTGCAAACCCTCACGCGCAAATTCGCCCCAAAACTACATAG
- a CDS encoding WXG100 family type VII secretion target, whose product MSDGEVRFSLSNAAEVDRGYQHILEEMESMRSILQSSADNVLETWFGNSKNQFLEAWNTYTSTVNTLTQRVEELRTRLNSEAREIDSTFSGFGGSSY is encoded by the coding sequence ATGTCAGATGGTGAAGTTCGTTTTAGTTTGAGCAATGCAGCCGAAGTAGATCGGGGTTATCAGCATATTTTAGAAGAGATGGAAAGTATGCGCTCGATCTTACAATCTTCTGCTGATAATGTCTTAGAAACCTGGTTTGGTAATAGTAAAAACCAATTTCTAGAAGCATGGAATACCTATACATCAACTGTAAATACCCTTACTCAACGTGTTGAAGAATTACGAACTCGTCTCAATAGTGAGGCTCGTGAAATTGATTCAACATTCTCTGGATTTGGCGGATCATCATATTAA
- a CDS encoding polyphosphate polymerase domain-containing protein: MLQQLRYQPTLIWPDEPTLAELYCTEPQALIQPSLAGFRSISLQQMDSVALLNRTDSKYVCSIQQLAAILPDLATDYRVLEIAGRRMHRYHTLYFDTADFALYRRHHAGGRNRYKVRSRTYLDTQNYFLEVKHKVNKYRTIKHRLATPYAVETFTAASTSFLQRIVPFEVSLLQPTLTNNFSRITLVNIAEQERVTLDVGIGFQADSRSVELTGVVIAEVKQAGINRGSPFIQGIRGQHLHTIGMSKYCSGAALLYPDLPRNSFKPTLRYLNTLMEYAQ, encoded by the coding sequence ATGCTGCAACAATTGCGTTATCAACCAACCCTGATCTGGCCAGATGAGCCAACTTTGGCCGAACTATATTGCACCGAGCCACAAGCCTTGATTCAGCCAAGTTTGGCTGGATTTCGCTCGATCAGCCTGCAACAGATGGATTCGGTGGCCTTGCTCAATCGCACCGACAGCAAATATGTGTGTTCGATTCAGCAATTGGCCGCAATCTTACCCGACTTGGCGACTGATTATCGGGTGTTGGAGATCGCTGGGCGGCGCATGCATCGCTATCATACGCTCTATTTCGATACTGCCGATTTTGCCTTGTACCGTCGGCATCATGCTGGTGGCCGTAATCGCTACAAAGTGCGTAGCCGAACCTATCTTGATACACAGAACTATTTTCTCGAAGTCAAACATAAAGTGAATAAATATCGCACGATCAAGCATCGGCTTGCAACACCCTATGCTGTGGAAACGTTTACAGCTGCCAGTACCAGCTTTTTGCAACGAATTGTGCCGTTTGAAGTGAGCTTATTACAGCCAACCTTGACCAACAATTTCAGCCGCATCACCTTGGTCAATATCGCTGAGCAAGAGCGCGTCACACTCGATGTTGGGATTGGCTTTCAAGCCGATTCGCGCTCGGTTGAACTGACGGGTGTGGTGATTGCCGAAGTCAAACAAGCTGGGATAAATCGTGGTTCGCCGTTTATCCAAGGCATTCGCGGCCAACATTTGCACACGATTGGCATGAGTAAATATTGCAGTGGGGCGGCCTTGCTCTATCCCGATTTACCACGCAATAGCTTCAAGCCAACCCTTCGCTATCTGAATACATTGATGGAGTATGCCCAATGA
- a CDS encoding WXG100 family type VII secretion target, with product MKIGIDVDLADALKSAINTQSSEVEQQLGTLKNTVSTLLETWIGRNRAPFEEEWTRWQNDVNSLINSMREMESRLNSTANAFRDADKF from the coding sequence ATGAAAATTGGGATTGATGTTGATTTAGCTGATGCATTAAAAAGTGCTATCAATACACAAAGCTCTGAAGTTGAACAACAACTGGGGACATTGAAAAATACCGTCTCCACGTTATTAGAAACATGGATTGGGCGTAATCGTGCCCCTTTCGAAGAAGAATGGACGCGCTGGCAAAACGATGTTAATTCTTTGATTAATAGTATGCGCGAAATGGAAAGCCGCCTTAACAGTACTGCTAATGCATTCCGTGATGCTGATAAATTCTAA
- a CDS encoding protein phosphatase 2C domain-containing protein has product MATRTKSSSKLLPVFDIGYASHVGGRRDSYGHESSNEDSIAVHPSANLLRQQRMPRAIVLVADGMGGGAIGRTLSSQATLSAIDTLRDDSEDSPEQQLKKAFEIANHSLVSFQSLRPDYYKEGGSTLVAALMLRQKDHILVHIGNIGDSRAYLLKANKNRLEQLTRDHNRLQYLLKEESMSLDQAQREHGINGLTHRLGRTEDSVRNAPEFYRNIAFYAGDRLMLCTDGLSGLLDSGKISEQEIINILHKNSSSNAANKLTKLALQRKTADNVSVAVIQYGQSNFWGWLPNISWKMIIGILALIVLVSGALFILNTIFNQESTLSPTLAIQGNQATVTPLNIDGKMTLLPENTTQPGQPTSTFDLRTATPTATQTPSPTPIPPTRIPPTRIPPTRNIPNVVPPVPTNIPTNTLVPTPSIVPTPSIVPIPSIESPIPTPNTNPPTPTTEPPPDNPIDPIPDNPYPINPPQP; this is encoded by the coding sequence ATGGCTACACGTACAAAGAGTTCTTCTAAACTATTACCAGTATTTGATATTGGATACGCCTCGCATGTTGGCGGACGACGTGACTCCTATGGTCATGAATCCAGTAATGAAGATTCAATTGCGGTGCATCCATCAGCAAATCTCCTGAGGCAGCAACGTATGCCTCGGGCGATTGTTCTGGTTGCTGATGGAATGGGTGGCGGCGCGATTGGACGTACATTAAGTTCTCAAGCTACCCTGTCAGCTATTGACACGCTACGTGACGATAGTGAAGATTCGCCAGAACAACAGCTTAAAAAGGCTTTTGAGATTGCCAATCATTCCTTAGTAAGTTTTCAAAGTTTACGACCGGACTATTATAAAGAAGGTGGCAGTACCCTCGTTGCTGCATTAATGTTACGCCAAAAAGATCATATTCTAGTCCACATTGGTAATATTGGTGATTCACGGGCGTATCTGCTTAAAGCAAATAAAAATCGCCTCGAACAATTAACTCGTGACCACAATCGCTTACAGTATTTATTAAAAGAAGAAAGCATGTCATTAGATCAAGCTCAGCGTGAGCATGGGATCAATGGACTAACTCATCGATTAGGTCGTACTGAAGATTCGGTGCGCAATGCCCCAGAATTTTACCGTAATATTGCGTTTTATGCAGGTGACCGGCTTATGCTTTGTACTGATGGATTATCTGGCTTACTTGATAGTGGTAAGATAAGTGAGCAAGAAATTATTAATATTTTACATAAAAATTCATCATCAAATGCAGCTAATAAATTAACGAAATTAGCATTACAACGTAAAACGGCAGATAATGTTAGTGTTGCAGTTATTCAATATGGTCAATCGAATTTTTGGGGATGGCTACCGAATATTTCATGGAAGATGATTATTGGTATATTAGCACTAATAGTATTAGTTTCAGGTGCTTTATTTATTCTGAATACTATTTTCAACCAAGAATCGACCCTTTCGCCAACCTTAGCAATCCAAGGCAATCAAGCGACTGTAACTCCTTTAAATATCGATGGTAAGATGACTCTTCTGCCTGAGAATACAACCCAGCCAGGCCAGCCAACTTCGACCTTTGATTTACGCACAGCTACGCCTACTGCAACCCAAACGCCAAGCCCGACTCCTATTCCGCCAACACGGATTCCACCAACGCGGATTCCACCAACGCGGAATATTCCTAATGTTGTGCCACCTGTGCCAACCAATATACCGACGAATACGCTTGTACCAACACCATCAATCGTCCCAACACCATCAATCGTGCCAATACCATCAATCGAATCACCAATACCAACACCAAATACAAATCCGCCAACACCAACAACCGAACCACCACCTGATAATCCGATTGATCCAATACCTGATAATCCATATCCAATCAATCCACCACAGCCCTAA
- a CDS encoding DUF4956 domain-containing protein, which translates to MTTDLTQFLLGAGFNLLVTLLIVRGVYYPVTQDKNFVFTFIGFNMIIYFVLGFLTSVEVGVGVGFGLFAIFSLLRYRTDEIPIREMTYLFILIALGVMNSLMHSGSLLQIGIANAVILVILFVLEKGWGFQFEANKRVAYDKIELIGPARSEELLADLRERTGIAVKRIEIGRIDLLHDMADLKIFYDEMPRLSAKRQSTTTRVLRDQHQLP; encoded by the coding sequence ATGACAACCGATTTAACTCAATTTTTGCTGGGAGCGGGCTTTAATTTATTGGTAACGCTGCTGATTGTGCGCGGCGTGTACTATCCCGTTACCCAAGATAAAAACTTCGTTTTTACCTTTATTGGCTTCAATATGATCATCTACTTTGTGCTGGGCTTTCTGACCAGCGTTGAGGTAGGTGTAGGTGTGGGCTTCGGACTATTTGCGATTTTCTCGTTACTGCGCTATCGCACCGATGAGATTCCGATTCGCGAAATGACCTATTTGTTTATTTTGATTGCGCTGGGCGTGATGAATTCGCTGATGCATAGTGGCAGTTTGCTGCAAATTGGCATCGCCAACGCCGTGATTTTGGTGATTCTGTTTGTGCTCGAAAAAGGTTGGGGCTTTCAATTTGAAGCCAACAAGCGCGTAGCCTACGACAAAATTGAGCTAATTGGACCTGCACGTAGCGAAGAATTGCTAGCCGATTTGCGCGAACGTACCGGAATTGCTGTCAAACGGATTGAAATTGGCCGCATCGATTTGCTGCATGATATGGCTGACTTGAAAATTTTCTACGATGAAATGCCTCGTCTAAGCGCGAAACGTCAATCAACCACCACCCGCGTGCTGCGCGATCAGCATCAATTGCCCTAA
- a CDS encoding VWA domain-containing protein, translated as MRTAATCLMLFLSITLIFVSQPRIYAQDLDQVIIDVIDVDSQAFPEIRVVFALTDPYGTVIDTLKADDVLVTLDSDTILVPELTFNKGQRPVAAAIVLDTSAAMNDQSTPFRTRLKDANEKIEDLLRKLPPESQVSLITFNSSSNLVFPSKADGGGLRNSLRSITLDTAMPNETPYDISNAIKLAIEELQPLDGYAKNIIVFAAGTPNADYPFSEIKDSLNAITTQKPRMTIIGLGSSQAGQFTQYPANPESLERLAQSLDANFTAISASTIDEVGSIMAKVETLFDQAIQNADAYALTVDVGSIGAGEHRLNLVIGNQNVEIPFIIAESQVNSDIILNAPAILNETAVLSVTMGFTSNPITKVQYFLDNTLIYESTNAPDFNVSVDIEQLLESYTHDQPHTIFAAAIDAQQKSYRSSEKQIVLSPKADSMNISMPVIIGIVVVSVVVLGLIIFGILKMINKRRIDLSGSKSVSRIPPVSESGGITGDYGGVTGDYTDHSGNISSKWVIEIREPNRNPRKYPLMNDSVVLVGRTYGSIKADISFDNDHISKTHAKITIKNNVCFIHDQGSKFGTFITSPGINNQRLDKIPTELQLGDVIILGKTGIELELQEA; from the coding sequence TTGCGTACAGCAGCTACTTGTTTAATGTTATTCCTAAGTATCACACTTATTTTTGTGTCTCAACCTAGAATCTATGCCCAAGATCTTGATCAGGTGATAATTGATGTTATCGATGTTGATAGCCAAGCATTTCCTGAGATTAGGGTGGTTTTCGCTTTGACTGATCCCTATGGTACCGTTATTGATACCCTCAAGGCTGATGATGTGCTGGTAACCCTTGACTCAGACACAATTTTAGTGCCCGAACTTACTTTCAATAAAGGCCAGCGGCCTGTTGCAGCCGCCATTGTGCTTGATACCAGCGCTGCAATGAATGATCAAAGTACACCCTTCCGAACCCGATTGAAAGATGCCAATGAGAAAATTGAAGATTTATTGCGCAAACTTCCGCCTGAATCGCAGGTAAGTCTAATTACCTTTAATTCCAGCAGTAATCTTGTCTTTCCCAGTAAGGCTGATGGCGGCGGGCTTCGCAATAGTTTACGCTCGATTACTTTAGATACCGCAATGCCTAATGAAACTCCATATGATATTAGCAATGCTATAAAATTAGCCATCGAAGAACTTCAACCGTTGGATGGCTATGCTAAAAATATTATCGTTTTTGCCGCAGGAACCCCTAATGCAGATTATCCATTTAGCGAAATTAAGGATTCTCTCAATGCGATAACAACTCAAAAGCCTAGAATGACGATTATAGGGCTTGGCTCTAGTCAAGCAGGCCAGTTTACTCAATATCCTGCCAATCCTGAAAGTCTTGAGCGTTTGGCCCAATCATTAGATGCTAATTTTACTGCTATTTCAGCTAGCACTATTGATGAAGTAGGATCAATTATGGCTAAAGTTGAGACGCTTTTTGATCAAGCGATTCAAAATGCTGATGCCTATGCACTTACAGTCGATGTTGGTTCAATAGGTGCGGGAGAGCATCGATTAAATTTAGTTATTGGCAACCAAAATGTTGAAATCCCATTTATTATTGCTGAAAGCCAAGTTAATTCGGATATTATTTTAAATGCCCCAGCAATATTAAATGAAACTGCTGTGCTAAGTGTGACCATGGGTTTTACTTCAAATCCAATTACAAAAGTTCAATATTTTTTAGATAATACACTGATTTATGAATCAACAAATGCTCCTGATTTTAATGTTTCAGTTGATATAGAGCAATTATTAGAATCGTATACACACGACCAGCCTCATACTATATTTGCCGCTGCTATCGATGCGCAACAAAAGTCATATCGCAGTTCTGAGAAGCAAATAGTCTTATCTCCAAAAGCCGATTCCATGAATATATCAATGCCTGTAATTATAGGAATTGTCGTTGTTTCTGTAGTTGTGCTTGGATTAATTATTTTTGGTATCCTGAAAATGATAAATAAAAGAAGAATTGATTTATCAGGCTCAAAAAGTGTTAGTAGAATACCACCAGTTAGTGAAAGCGGAGGAATAACCGGTGACTATGGTGGCGTAACAGGTGATTATACCGACCATTCTGGAAATATAAGCTCAAAGTGGGTTATTGAAATTCGCGAACCGAATAGAAATCCTCGCAAATACCCTTTAATGAATGATAGTGTTGTGCTTGTTGGCAGAACCTACGGCTCAATAAAGGCAGATATTAGTTTTGATAATGATCATATATCGAAAACTCATGCCAAGATTACAATCAAAAATAATGTCTGTTTTATTCATGATCAAGGAAGTAAATTTGGTACATTTATCACATCTCCTGGCATAAACAATCAGCGTTTGGATAAAATACCAACTGAACTACAACTAGGTGATGTGATTATTTTGGGTAAAACTGGAATCGAGCTTGAGTTGCAAGAGGCTTAA
- a CDS encoding protein kinase codes for MMKDLPEQQINGFYIIDALRQPSGQAQVYLVTDLFSAYKSHWLRFLINSQCLSLRTAQRYRVMVLKLTRQEKNALDIHNEVDLLKKIQHTHLALLIGEKESLPIKYHDRYFITLKYECGGSLISLWQAKKQRFTSGQAVQLGYQIAQVLAYLHTECRVAHNDVSMDNIMLREPLSIWRKKLPHYVLIDLAAAQDKLKFSRLGKERYQPPEYLDPRLHQFAQGDLVDLYAMGMLLYLLLGGKHQLDSNTNEAGKSKEAWIKLKEGLPAINTVNSVVSEQLNMLIMDALEPNPTQRRYKFGSENLMTLFLQRIQLVPEFQQSGRIRRPISSWIYLSVMVSLLMVVLGVWLIDAAFNQPILALSPTSTSATVTPIPSKTPIPSPTATISIPTIEPTSTFVPSPTP; via the coding sequence ATGATGAAAGATTTACCTGAACAGCAGATTAATGGTTTTTATATTATTGATGCACTACGCCAGCCGAGTGGTCAGGCGCAAGTCTATCTTGTAACTGACTTATTTTCGGCCTATAAATCGCATTGGCTGCGATTTTTGATAAATTCACAATGTTTATCATTACGAACTGCCCAACGCTATCGAGTTATGGTATTAAAGCTAACTCGCCAAGAAAAAAATGCACTTGATATTCATAATGAAGTTGATCTGCTAAAAAAAATTCAACATACACATTTAGCACTGCTGATTGGTGAAAAAGAATCGTTACCGATTAAGTATCATGATCGATATTTTATTACATTAAAGTATGAATGTGGTGGATCACTAATCAGTCTTTGGCAGGCTAAAAAACAGCGATTTACCTCAGGCCAGGCTGTGCAATTAGGCTATCAAATTGCCCAGGTATTGGCCTATCTTCATACAGAGTGTCGTGTTGCCCATAATGATGTATCGATGGATAATATTATGCTGCGTGAACCATTATCAATTTGGCGTAAGAAACTACCCCATTATGTGCTGATTGATCTAGCCGCAGCCCAAGATAAGCTTAAGTTTTCCCGTTTAGGCAAAGAACGTTACCAACCTCCAGAATATCTTGATCCTCGGTTGCATCAATTTGCCCAAGGTGATTTAGTCGATTTATACGCGATGGGCATGTTACTTTATTTGCTACTTGGCGGGAAGCATCAGCTTGATTCAAATACTAACGAAGCTGGTAAGTCGAAAGAGGCCTGGATTAAACTAAAAGAAGGCTTACCTGCAATCAATACGGTGAATTCTGTTGTATCTGAGCAGTTAAATATGTTGATTATGGATGCCCTGGAGCCTAATCCTACCCAACGACGCTATAAGTTTGGTAGCGAAAATCTGATGACGTTGTTTCTGCAGCGAATTCAGCTTGTACCAGAATTCCAGCAATCAGGCCGAATCAGGCGACCAATATCAAGCTGGATCTACTTAAGTGTTATGGTGAGTCTGCTTATGGTGGTGTTAGGTGTTTGGCTAATCGATGCTGCATTTAATCAACCAATTCTAGCGTTAAGTCCTACCTCAACCAGTGCAACCGTTACGCCAATTCCTTCTAAAACGCCTATACCTAGCCCAACAGCCACTATAAGTATACCGACTATTGAGCCAACATCAACATTTGTGCCTAGTCCCACACCTTAG
- a CDS encoding CotH kinase family protein produces the protein MKFWRWLCLLAIGLNLAACATSTPATVVPAEPTAEDAAVTRPAGWNEASHGDSAEPNYAVVFAQNKVNQLTITIDPASWQAMQDNMTELLGEPGSRQMGGFPGGVFTDTAGLPMMPSGAFTDTNGMPMLPNGAFTDTAGMPMRPGGAFTDTNGMPGGFGGGMPNMGNFSIENPMWVTATLTFEGQTWTNVGVRYKGNSSLMSAWNSQQANLPFKIDFDEFEKSYPAIENQRFYGFKQLALSNNLGDATAMRETLAYDVFEQMGLPAAETATYEVLLDHGDGVESLGLYTAVEVIDDTAIARVFGDDSGNIYEGDGSAASFAEGTKDAIEESFQKENNDTTDWADVEALYDVLHSSERTSDPAAWRAKLEAIFDVPSFLKWLGVSTLLEHWDTYGAMTHNYYLYNNPATGKLTWISWDHNFVLGAMGGGGMRGNQAMPNAANPAGNAGNQMPNNPNAGGMRGPGGGFGGQNNTFDKASITSDWPLIRYLLDDPTYYAAYIEALRETSSQFDAEALVQKYTALAATISPSAAQTISLDDYNSAVTTLMERIKTRSADLKTFLATQ, from the coding sequence ATGAAATTTTGGCGTTGGCTTTGCTTATTGGCTATTGGATTAAATTTGGCTGCTTGTGCAACTTCGACTCCTGCGACCGTTGTGCCTGCTGAACCGACCGCCGAGGACGCGGCAGTTACGCGGCCAGCGGGCTGGAACGAGGCATCGCATGGTGATAGTGCTGAGCCAAATTATGCAGTGGTTTTTGCCCAAAATAAGGTCAATCAATTAACCATCACGATCGATCCAGCCTCGTGGCAAGCCATGCAGGATAATATGACCGAGCTTTTGGGTGAGCCAGGCAGCCGTCAGATGGGTGGTTTTCCTGGTGGCGTATTTACCGACACGGCGGGTTTGCCAATGATGCCAAGTGGCGCTTTTACTGATACTAACGGAATGCCAATGCTGCCAAATGGCGCTTTTACCGACACCGCTGGAATGCCGATGCGGCCAGGTGGCGCTTTTACTGACACTAACGGAATGCCAGGTGGTTTTGGTGGCGGAATGCCAAATATGGGTAATTTTTCGATCGAAAACCCCATGTGGGTCACGGCAACATTGACTTTCGAAGGCCAAACCTGGACGAATGTGGGCGTGCGCTACAAAGGCAATTCGTCGTTGATGAGCGCTTGGAACAGCCAACAAGCCAATTTGCCCTTTAAAATTGATTTTGATGAATTTGAAAAAAGCTATCCTGCGATTGAAAATCAACGGTTTTATGGCTTCAAACAATTGGCACTCTCGAACAATTTAGGCGATGCGACGGCCATGCGCGAGACGCTAGCCTACGATGTGTTTGAGCAAATGGGCTTGCCTGCTGCCGAGACTGCTACCTATGAAGTCTTGCTTGATCATGGTGATGGGGTTGAAAGTCTGGGTTTGTACACGGCGGTTGAGGTGATTGATGATACGGCGATTGCTCGTGTATTTGGCGATGATAGCGGCAATATTTATGAGGGCGATGGTAGCGCCGCCAGCTTCGCCGAAGGTACAAAGGACGCAATTGAGGAAAGTTTTCAGAAAGAAAATAACGATACGACGGATTGGGCTGATGTTGAAGCCCTGTATGATGTGCTGCATTCCAGTGAACGCACCAGCGATCCGGCGGCTTGGCGAGCCAAGTTGGAAGCGATTTTCGATGTGCCAAGTTTCCTCAAATGGTTGGGGGTTAGCACGCTGTTAGAACACTGGGACACTTATGGAGCCATGACCCATAATTATTATCTTTACAACAACCCTGCAACTGGCAAACTAACCTGGATTTCGTGGGATCATAACTTTGTCTTGGGCGCGATGGGCGGCGGTGGCATGCGTGGCAATCAAGCCATGCCAAATGCAGCGAATCCAGCTGGTAATGCTGGCAATCAAATGCCCAATAATCCTAATGCTGGTGGCATGCGTGGGCCGGGAGGCGGCTTTGGTGGTCAAAATAATACCTTTGATAAAGCCAGCATTACCAGCGATTGGCCATTAATTCGCTATTTGCTTGATGATCCAACCTACTATGCTGCCTACATTGAAGCGTTGCGCGAAACCAGTAGCCAATTTGATGCCGAGGCTTTGGTACAAAAATATACAGCATTGGCAGCGACGATCAGCCCAAGTGCTGCCCAAACAATCAGCCTCGACGACTATAACAGCGCAGTGACCACGTTGATGGAGCGAATTAAGACCCGCAGCGCCGATTTGAAAACCTTCTTAGCAACCCAATAG
- a CDS encoding SDR family oxidoreductase, translated as MSKPLAGKVALVTGGSRGIGAASAVALAEQGADVAISYVASASKAEAVVEQLQALGVKAVAFQADQADSDQVAALVNKVVAHFGKLDILVNNAGVIQLAALNDANADLEAVEHMFAVNVKGVASAVRAATPLLQDGGRIISIGSVSADTAPIPGFGDYSATKAAVAGYTRAWANELGRRGITVNNIQPGPIDTDMGPGDGPMLDMITQAIALKRLGKAEEVGATVAFLASPGAAFITGATINVDGGLLA; from the coding sequence ATGAGCAAGCCATTAGCCGGAAAAGTTGCCTTGGTCACTGGTGGTTCACGCGGAATTGGCGCAGCTAGCGCGGTTGCCTTGGCCGAACAAGGCGCAGATGTCGCCATTAGCTATGTCGCCTCGGCCAGTAAAGCCGAAGCCGTGGTTGAGCAATTGCAAGCGCTTGGGGTTAAAGCTGTGGCCTTCCAAGCCGACCAAGCCGATAGCGACCAAGTAGCCGCCTTGGTCAATAAGGTTGTGGCCCATTTTGGCAAGCTCGATATTTTGGTCAATAACGCTGGGGTGATTCAATTAGCTGCATTGAATGATGCTAACGCCGATTTGGAAGCCGTTGAGCATATGTTCGCCGTGAATGTGAAGGGTGTCGCCAGTGCAGTGCGGGCAGCAACTCCACTCTTACAAGATGGTGGACGAATCATTTCGATTGGCTCAGTCTCGGCTGATACCGCTCCAATTCCTGGTTTTGGCGACTATTCAGCAACCAAAGCAGCTGTCGCAGGCTATACCCGTGCATGGGCCAATGAGCTAGGACGACGTGGCATCACAGTTAATAATATTCAGCCAGGCCCAATCGACACTGATATGGGACCAGGCGATGGCCCAATGCTCGATATGATCACCCAAGCAATTGCGCTCAAACGACTGGGCAAGGCTGAAGAAGTTGGAGCAACCGTGGCATTTTTGGCCAGCCCTGGCGCAGCTTTTATCACTGGCGCGACAATTAATGTTGATGGCGGATTGTTGGCCTAA